In the genome of Nocardia terpenica, one region contains:
- a CDS encoding ABC transporter permease yields the protein MAVSTYAPKGFGWFSRFYRRRGLILARLEALGFVLTFVWQVLSSIPLTLRRYRDETLRIISDMTWGRGSVIVGGGTVPMMIVLGLVMGASVAVESFTMLDMLGMGPVTGIVSAYATTRELAPIAAAIGFAAQAGCRMTAEIGSMRISEEIDAIEALGLRSVPFVVTTRVIAGAISIVPTFLIGLILSYLACRGLITLVHGQSAGVYDHYFFQFVTGFDVIAAVIKVAIFATVVILIHSYYGFFATGGPEGVGIASGRAVRASSVAIVAIDMVLTIALWGFNATITFTG from the coding sequence ATGGCGGTATCGACCTACGCGCCGAAGGGATTCGGCTGGTTCTCCCGTTTCTACCGCCGCCGCGGCCTGATCCTCGCGCGCCTCGAGGCGCTCGGTTTCGTGCTGACCTTCGTGTGGCAGGTGCTGTCGTCGATTCCGTTGACGCTCAGGCGGTATCGCGACGAGACGCTGCGCATCATCTCCGATATGACGTGGGGTCGCGGCTCGGTCATCGTGGGCGGCGGCACCGTGCCGATGATGATCGTGCTCGGCCTGGTGATGGGCGCCTCGGTGGCGGTGGAGTCGTTCACGATGCTGGACATGCTGGGCATGGGCCCGGTCACCGGCATCGTGTCCGCCTACGCGACCACCCGGGAGCTGGCTCCGATCGCCGCCGCCATCGGTTTCGCCGCGCAGGCCGGGTGCCGGATGACCGCCGAGATCGGCTCGATGCGCATCTCCGAGGAGATCGATGCCATCGAGGCGCTGGGCCTGCGGTCGGTGCCGTTCGTGGTGACCACCCGCGTCATCGCCGGGGCCATCTCGATCGTGCCGACCTTCCTGATCGGGCTGATCCTGTCGTATCTGGCCTGCCGCGGCCTGATCACGCTGGTGCACGGCCAATCCGCGGGCGTGTACGACCACTACTTCTTCCAGTTCGTCACGGGCTTCGACGTGATCGCCGCCGTGATCAAGGTCGCGATCTTCGCCACGGTGGTGATCCTGATCCACAGCTACTACGGCTTCTTCGCGACCGGCGGGCCGGAGGGCGTGGGCATTGCCTCGGGCCGCGCGGTGCGCGCCTCCTCGGTGGCCATCGTGGCCATCGACATGGTGCTCACCATTGCGCTGTGGGGTTTCAACGCGACGATCACATTCACGGGGTAG
- a CDS encoding MlaD family protein, with protein MRIRRFDTTGTHVPGVPPTNIPGVPPTNVPGVPPTNVPGVPPTNVPGVLLAGTSRDPGQKHAGIKEVEHAGVKEVERAGVKEVERAGIKEVEHAGVKEVERAGMDGVRRGGSGRVRKGRLLAGLAVTMAAVLPAAGCAFDPSSVPVPGTTVSGPTYRVRIEFSNVLNLPARAKIMANGAQVGTVSSVAVVDSARAGGRGGYVVVDADISKSVRLPATTVAELRQNTVLGDIHVALITPPGGFGSLLADGGTIPLRQTKPPVQLEDTMAAVATFTQGGSVSQLQDIINRFNDVLPKQPEQTARISKTMAGDAVDLAANLDRVDSLLNGIGTNAQVLHDIRPELDDILSQHSVDEMNGIVASIMGVNNLFGALGPVGTSLAWLGPLLTSTDAAAQAFVPLIAGSRPLDLSKPSNLQALVALLRDKVIPFAEHGPKVNVVGVRTAASAEVSTQDQVDRIVATLRMIGLVR; from the coding sequence ATGAGGATTCGTCGGTTCGACACCACCGGCACGCATGTTCCCGGCGTGCCGCCCACCAATATTCCCGGCGTGCCGCCCACCAATGTTCCCGGCGTGCCGCCCACCAATGTTCCCGGCGTGCCGCCCACCAATGTTCCCGGCGTGCTTTTGGCCGGGACCTCGCGAGATCCCGGCCAAAAGCACGCCGGGATCAAGGAAGTGGAGCACGCCGGGGTCAAGGAAGTGGAGCGCGCCGGGGTCAAGGAAGTGGAGCGCGCCGGGATCAAGGAAGTGGAGCACGCCGGGGTCAAGGAAGTGGAGCGCGCCGGGATGGACGGGGTTAGGCGTGGTGGGAGTGGCCGGGTGAGGAAGGGGCGTTTGCTGGCCGGGCTGGCTGTGACCATGGCCGCCGTATTGCCTGCCGCCGGTTGTGCTTTCGACCCGTCGTCGGTTCCCGTGCCGGGGACGACGGTCTCCGGGCCGACGTATCGCGTTCGGATCGAGTTCTCGAATGTGTTGAATCTTCCGGCGCGGGCCAAGATCATGGCCAATGGGGCGCAGGTGGGGACGGTTTCGTCGGTGGCGGTGGTTGATTCGGCGCGGGCGGGCGGGCGCGGGGGGTATGTGGTTGTCGATGCGGATATTTCGAAGTCGGTGCGGTTGCCCGCCACGACGGTGGCCGAGCTGCGGCAGAACACCGTGCTCGGGGATATTCACGTCGCGCTGATCACGCCGCCGGGCGGGTTCGGCTCGCTGCTGGCCGACGGCGGCACCATTCCGCTGCGACAGACGAAACCGCCTGTGCAGCTGGAGGATACGATGGCCGCCGTCGCCACCTTCACCCAGGGCGGGTCGGTCTCGCAGCTGCAGGACATCATCAATCGGTTCAACGACGTGCTGCCGAAACAGCCGGAGCAGACCGCGCGCATCTCCAAGACCATGGCCGGGGACGCGGTCGACCTGGCCGCCAATCTGGACCGGGTCGACTCGCTGCTCAACGGCATCGGCACCAATGCCCAAGTGCTGCACGACATCCGGCCGGAACTGGACGACATCCTGAGCCAGCATTCGGTGGACGAGATGAACGGCATCGTCGCCTCGATCATGGGGGTGAACAACCTCTTCGGCGCACTCGGCCCGGTGGGTACCTCGCTCGCCTGGCTGGGGCCGCTGCTGACCAGCACCGACGCCGCCGCGCAGGCATTCGTGCCGCTGATCGCGGGCAGCCGCCCACTGGACCTGAGCAAGCCGTCGAATCTGCAGGCGCTGGTGGCGCTCCTGCGCGACAAGGTGATTCCGTTCGCCGAGCACGGACCCAAGGTGAATGTCGTCGGCGTGCGGACCGCGGCGTCGGCCGAGGTGTCGACCCAGGACCAGGTCGACCGGATCGTGGCGACCCTGCGCATGATCGGACTCGTGCGATGA
- a CDS encoding MlaD family protein: MKVGAAAWRLVVFAGVMVVVLAVVFTAIERPVSGRTEGHDALFTDANGLKVGDDVRMYGVQVGKVERIGLDGTLARVRLSLKTDAPIYDNSKLAIRYQNLTGQRYIDLQQQPQPGARIPAGATVGTERTVPSFDVTSMFNGLKPVLSTISPEAVNQFSASMVALIEGDGGGVGPALDAIGKLASYVDNRQQVISTLIHNMSDLSDKVGGRVHYLVPLLARLSDIFESLQRNIGGLAQFAMSAPSVLGPLDTMFDALGLQTGDDVDALIHKLFPDPKQAVEVFDKLPGLLAGLDAAAPKTVAGWKPQCSKGNAEVPGVLQVLVAGQRVVLCNG, encoded by the coding sequence ATGAAGGTGGGTGCGGCGGCCTGGCGGCTGGTGGTGTTCGCGGGGGTGATGGTGGTGGTGTTGGCGGTGGTGTTCACCGCGATCGAGCGGCCGGTGTCGGGGCGGACCGAGGGGCACGATGCGCTGTTCACCGATGCCAACGGGCTCAAGGTGGGGGACGACGTGCGGATGTACGGGGTGCAGGTGGGCAAGGTCGAGCGGATCGGGCTGGACGGGACGCTGGCGCGGGTCCGGTTGTCGCTGAAGACCGATGCGCCGATCTACGACAATTCCAAGCTCGCGATCCGGTATCAGAATCTCACCGGACAGCGGTACATCGACCTGCAGCAGCAGCCGCAGCCGGGTGCGCGGATTCCGGCGGGCGCGACGGTCGGCACCGAGCGCACCGTGCCCTCGTTCGATGTGACGAGCATGTTCAACGGCCTGAAACCGGTGCTGTCCACCATTTCTCCCGAGGCCGTCAACCAGTTCAGCGCCAGCATGGTCGCGCTGATCGAGGGCGACGGCGGCGGCGTCGGCCCGGCCCTGGACGCCATCGGCAAGTTGGCCTCCTATGTGGACAACCGCCAGCAGGTGATCTCCACGCTGATCCACAACATGTCCGACCTGTCGGACAAGGTGGGCGGCCGGGTGCACTATCTGGTGCCGCTGCTGGCCCGGCTCTCCGACATCTTCGAATCGCTGCAGCGCAATATCGGTGGGCTGGCGCAGTTCGCCATGTCGGCGCCGTCGGTGCTGGGGCCGCTGGACACCATGTTCGATGCGCTGGGCCTGCAGACCGGTGACGACGTGGATGCGCTGATCCACAAGCTGTTTCCCGATCCGAAGCAGGCCGTCGAGGTGTTCGACAAGCTGCCCGGCCTGCTCGCGGGCCTGGACGCGGCCGCCCCGAAGACCGTCGCGGGCTGGAAACCGCAGTGCTCCAAGGGAAATGCGGAGGTACCGGGCGTGCTCCAGGTCCTCGTGGCGGGACAGCGGGTGGTGCTGTGCAACGGATGA
- a CDS encoding MlaD family protein, with translation MPKYGMPGVAVDKRRSLLIGTVAVAVIAAVVVAVCVYRGMRSDDGLRIALHTEQIGDGVLAGTPVRVDGVQVGTVTSIAPADFGTQRITLRLDRSQLHGIDDSLRVDYAPANLFGISEIELRRGSGGTPLRQDAVLDLTGNRSGAIFDATMGSLLRSLSQTGDALLTPQMATVIAQIAGDTQAFTPLAQAILTVAQTVTDNQKMSASELVGRLGPAHDGGGKFAGATIQVLDLLRNIPRLQQDRQTFDAGVRLTTGQLLPGVAALATQSGADLSATTDQLAPVLSLLAQMVPRPHQSGADLEELLQRFRSAMPDTPNGPVLNAEVDLRGFPVLAPLLGGRR, from the coding sequence ATGCCGAAGTACGGAATGCCCGGGGTCGCCGTGGACAAGCGCCGCTCGCTGCTGATCGGCACGGTCGCGGTGGCCGTGATCGCGGCCGTGGTGGTGGCGGTCTGCGTGTATCGGGGGATGCGGTCCGACGACGGGCTGCGGATCGCGCTGCACACCGAGCAGATCGGTGACGGTGTGCTGGCGGGCACTCCGGTGCGGGTGGACGGCGTGCAGGTCGGCACGGTCACCTCGATCGCGCCCGCCGATTTCGGGACCCAGCGAATCACCCTGCGGCTGGACCGTTCTCAACTGCACGGGATCGACGACAGCCTGCGGGTGGACTACGCTCCGGCGAATCTGTTCGGTATCAGCGAGATCGAGCTGCGGCGCGGGTCCGGCGGGACACCGCTGCGGCAGGACGCCGTGCTCGATCTGACCGGGAATCGTTCGGGCGCAATCTTCGACGCGACCATGGGCAGCCTGCTGCGCAGCCTCTCGCAGACCGGGGACGCGCTGCTGACGCCGCAGATGGCCACGGTCATCGCCCAGATCGCGGGCGACACCCAGGCGTTCACCCCGCTGGCGCAGGCGATTCTGACCGTCGCGCAGACGGTGACCGACAACCAGAAGATGTCGGCCTCCGAGCTGGTCGGCCGCCTCGGCCCCGCCCACGACGGCGGCGGCAAATTCGCCGGGGCGACCATCCAGGTGCTCGATCTGCTGCGCAATATCCCACGGCTGCAACAGGATCGGCAGACCTTCGACGCCGGTGTGCGGCTCACCACCGGGCAACTGCTGCCAGGCGTGGCGGCCCTGGCCACCCAGTCCGGCGCGGACCTGTCCGCCACCACCGACCAACTGGCTCCCGTCCTGTCGCTGCTGGCCCAGATGGTCCCCCGCCCCCACCAATCCGGCGCGGACCTGGAGGAGTTGTTGCAGCGCTTCCGTTCCGCCATGCCCGACACCCCGAACGGCCCGGTCTTGAATGCCGAGGTCGACCTGCGCGGGTTCCCGGTCCTGGCCCCACTGCTGGGAGGTCGGCGATGA
- a CDS encoding MlaD family protein has translation MHRVLASRAFMSVAGAVVLVVVAAAGYFVVFDPAKKTESYCAIMPDAIGLYVGNQVTMRGIPVGTVTSIAAQGASAKVEFSVDADRPVYADAGATTLSDSIVAARQLAVVSSGTTTARWNPAQCLTKTLTPKSISETLNALAKLSAEIQGPDRNSPDALARGLSALNTATAGTGPQINEIVQKLSAAMAAPDADIAHLAGIFDAYASVGRKVEQHWGDLKSMLTRLAPVLDQATTDLLQPGARLFDGLQQVVPMLNDLTTILGDPIMRALDATVPLVKFLRAHVGSLAQIITMTPVLTQAFRTAGESGIGYAPPRVAIPQPDADTVCAAVNTLAPGRCSADGGLAKVDAATLVLGLAGVR, from the coding sequence ATGCATCGGGTATTGGCGTCGCGGGCCTTCATGTCGGTGGCCGGTGCGGTCGTGCTGGTCGTGGTCGCCGCCGCCGGGTATTTCGTCGTCTTCGATCCGGCGAAGAAGACCGAGAGCTACTGCGCGATCATGCCCGACGCCATCGGGCTGTATGTGGGCAATCAGGTGACCATGCGCGGCATCCCGGTCGGGACCGTGACATCCATTGCGGCGCAGGGCGCGTCGGCGAAGGTGGAATTCTCGGTGGACGCCGACAGGCCCGTGTACGCCGACGCCGGGGCGACCACGCTGTCCGACAGCATCGTCGCCGCCCGGCAGCTGGCGGTGGTGTCGAGCGGCACCACCACCGCGCGCTGGAATCCGGCGCAGTGCCTCACCAAGACGCTGACGCCCAAGAGCATCTCCGAGACGCTGAACGCGCTGGCCAAGCTGTCCGCCGAAATCCAAGGGCCGGACCGGAACTCGCCCGACGCACTGGCGCGCGGGCTGTCGGCGCTGAACACCGCGACCGCCGGGACCGGGCCGCAGATCAACGAGATCGTGCAGAAGCTGAGCGCGGCCATGGCCGCGCCCGATGCCGACATCGCCCACCTGGCGGGGATCTTCGACGCCTACGCCTCGGTGGGCAGGAAGGTCGAACAGCACTGGGGCGACCTGAAATCTATGCTCACCCGGCTCGCGCCGGTCCTGGACCAGGCCACCACCGACCTGCTCCAGCCCGGCGCCCGCCTGTTCGACGGCCTGCAGCAGGTGGTGCCGATGCTCAACGACCTCACCACCATCCTCGGCGACCCGATCATGCGCGCCCTCGACGCCACGGTGCCGCTGGTGAAATTCCTCCGCGCCCACGTGGGCTCGCTGGCCCAGATCATCACCATGACCCCGGTGCTCACCCAGGCGTTCCGAACGGCGGGCGAATCCGGAATCGGCTACGCACCACCACGAGTCGCGATCCCCCAGCCCGACGCCGACACCGTCTGCGCCGCGGTGAACACCCTCGCGCCGGGCCGCTGCTCGGCGGACGGCGGCCTGGCAAAGGTGGACGCGGCGACACTGGTACTCGGATTGGCAGGTGTGCGATGA
- a CDS encoding MCE family protein: MSLPRIAVRERVITDEPTRRRREIRLGILGVILVAVLVVAAGVLYAVPFGKTTYTADLAEAQSVKVGDDIRVAGIPVGKVKSLELKPDRVVMRFTVDSTVFVGNESSLDVRMLTVVGGNYVALFPSGGKPLGGTAIPRERVRLPYSLVQTFQDAAAPLNAIDGDTLRRNLSALDSSLEKAPDSLRTTLNTLQTYVDGLNRQRAQVSKAIAVADEYVTMYDGAKTDLGRLMDNVNLMETVLEDKRAELREGVRLLGAVIDRVAALAPTWNSALKPTVQQLADALPRLKQLGTQLEPALESVRSLQQKVGQWVIPDGGVTVDQSGQTATAVCVPVPGKDC, translated from the coding sequence ATGAGCCTGCCCCGCATCGCCGTTCGCGAGCGCGTGATCACCGACGAGCCGACCCGGCGGCGGCGCGAGATCCGGCTGGGCATCCTCGGCGTGATCCTGGTCGCGGTGCTCGTGGTCGCCGCCGGGGTGCTGTACGCGGTGCCGTTCGGGAAGACGACCTACACCGCCGACCTGGCCGAGGCGCAGTCGGTGAAGGTCGGCGACGATATCCGGGTCGCCGGAATCCCGGTGGGGAAGGTGAAATCGCTGGAACTGAAGCCGGATCGGGTGGTCATGCGCTTCACCGTCGACTCGACCGTGTTCGTCGGCAACGAATCCTCGCTGGACGTGCGCATGCTCACCGTGGTCGGCGGCAACTACGTCGCGCTGTTCCCGTCGGGCGGTAAACCGTTGGGCGGCACCGCGATTCCGCGCGAACGGGTGCGCCTGCCGTACAGCCTGGTGCAGACCTTCCAGGACGCCGCCGCCCCGCTGAACGCGATCGACGGAGATACCTTGCGCCGCAACCTGTCCGCGCTGGACTCCTCGCTGGAGAAGGCCCCCGATTCGCTGCGCACCACCCTGAACACCCTGCAGACCTATGTCGACGGGTTGAATCGGCAGCGCGCCCAGGTGTCGAAGGCGATCGCGGTCGCCGACGAGTACGTGACCATGTACGACGGCGCCAAGACCGATCTGGGGCGGCTGATGGACAACGTCAATCTGATGGAGACGGTCCTCGAGGACAAGCGCGCCGAGCTGCGCGAGGGCGTGCGGCTGCTCGGTGCGGTCATCGATCGGGTGGCCGCGCTCGCGCCCACCTGGAATTCGGCATTGAAACCGACGGTGCAGCAGCTGGCCGACGCGCTGCCGCGGCTGAAACAACTCGGCACCCAACTGGAGCCCGCCCTCGAGTCGGTGCGGAGCCTGCAGCAGAAGGTGGGGCAGTGGGTGATTCCCGACGGGGGAGTCACCGTCGACCAGTCCGGGCAGACCGCGACCGCGGTGTGCGTGCCGGTGCCGGGGAAGGACTGCTGA